Genomic DNA from Theobroma cacao cultivar B97-61/B2 chromosome 3, Criollo_cocoa_genome_V2, whole genome shotgun sequence:
GGTCTGGTCAGCAAGAAACTTATAGGCATACTACAAACTCGTATCATTTGATAATGAAGATATTTGCAGAGTGTGAGGAATACAAGGCAATGTGGAGACTAGTAGATGAGATGATCGAGAATGGGTACCCTACAACAGCAAGGACATTTAACATTTTGATATGCACGTGTGGAGAGGCAGGCTTGGCTAGGAAAGTTGTGGAGAGGTTCATCAAGTCAAAGACATTCAATTATAGGCCATTTAAGCATTCGTATAATGCCATTCTGCATACACTTCTTGTTGTGAACCAGTACAAGCTGATTGAGTGGGTCTACCAGCAGATGTTAGCCGAGGGTCTTGCCCCAGATACTCTAACGTACAATATTCTTATGTGTGCAGAATACCGATTGGGTAAGTTGGATCAATTTCACAGATTACTTGATGAAATGGGTAGAAGTGGATTTTCCCCTGATTTTCATACGTATAACATTCTTCTCCATGTTCTTGGCAAAGGGGATAAGCCACTAGCAGCAGTTAATCTTTTGAATCACATGAAAGAAGTGGGATTAAACCCAGGTGTTCTTCATTTCACAACATTGATTGATGGCCTAAGTCGTGCTGGAAACTTGGATGCTTGCAAGTATTTTTTCGATGAAATGATAAAGATTGGATGCATGCCAGATGTGGTTTGCTACACTGTAATCATTACGGGATTCATTGTGGCTGGGGAGCTTGATAAAGCTCAAGAAATGTTTGATGAGATGATTGCCAATGGACAACTTCCCAATGTATTTACATACAATTCGATGATTCGTGGTTATTGTATGGCCGGAAAGTTTGAGGAGGCATGCTCCATACTTAAGGAAATGGAAGCTAGGGGATGTAACCCaaattttgttgtgtatagtaCCCTAGTGAGTCATTTGCGGAATGCTGGAAGGCTTTCTGAAGCTCGTGAAGTAATAAAAAACATGGTGGAGAAGGGGCAATATGTTCATCTACTCTCAAAGATCAAAAGATTTAGAAGATGCTGAAGCAGGAGATTGTACAATATAAAGATTGTTAACTGTAACTTAATTACCAGTATACTCGATGATTCAGGTATGTCAGTGCCACATATCTGCTGCCTTTAATAGATGTCAAGGGAGAAGCGAGTAGAAAGGATAAAGTATGCACATTCTTCTTTCCCTTGTCATATTTTGGTATTCAATCTTATTGAAACTCAATAGAAAGccaaattaatttatcttttccCTTCCTTTCTCCCCCTGTGTTCAGTTGGCTTCAATGtgcaattaaattttcttaaatgtCTTTCTTGGAATGaattgttgaattttattctaATCTAACTTCCAGGACTGGAAATTGTGAGAATCTAGGATCTGGATTGAGAGTTGAAAATTTGAGTTATGTACTTTCACTAAAATGTGAAAGCTATCCTAGATGCTGCCAACATACTTTATATATCCACCCACCTTCAGTTGGCATTTGTTTTCTATGTGCTCTTGTTTTTTCCCCTAGAGTCattcttgttattttattgtttttgacttttattttttgtaagttTGATTAACTAATAATCTCAACTCCTCTTGGGCGCCTATTTAAGCCAGGGATTTGgcataataaaaattaatgtgTACAAGTCTTTTTACCTTTATGGGTGTGATTGTGTAGGTATTGACTTGGAGGACTAAATATCAGTTAATAATTGATTGTTAGTTCCGAAAAGCATGAAAGGGAAAATATAGGAGCTGAAGTTTTTTGAGGAAGACTGATGTACTCTCTATCCCCTAAAACTACAGTCTCTCCTAACAGGAGAAAAGCAGCATTCTGTTTTCCCAAGAGTCAAAAGGAAGTGGATTGTTGGTTGGTGATCGTGGTGCCATTGGCGATGAGCTGCGCACTGATCCCATTAAGGTGATAATGTTTCTACTTGAGTTTGTTATACCCCTTCCTTGATATGTATCTGGGTCAAATGTAAGCACCTGCAATTGTGTTAATTATCATGTTGTTCATAGTCAAGGACCGTCTCTCATTTTTCCTCAGAAATTGTGTGGGACTGAAAAGGAGGAAAGGATGATTTTCATATAGAGTGTAGAGAATGTTGTTTCCATTGGCACTGGGAAGAGGGcaataaaatgatattgtgCTCGTCCATTTTCTCATCATGCAGGTATTCAATATTCCACGTGTCACTGAAGAATTTTAGTCTATGCTGTTCCTATCATTCCATTACAGATTCTGTGTCATTATGGATCAGCTCAATGGCAGCCTGTCTGGTTCTCATTCcattcataatttttgcaGTGCCTCTAAGCTTACAAGGCTGCTGTCCTTGGCGACGTTATTGCTGAATTCCAGTTTGGCTTGTGTTAGATTTAATGCAGCATACAAAGGTGAATGAGTTAAATGACCTGACAGAAGATAGAATGAGATCTCCGGCTAGTATTGAGTGATTGTTTCTTGTAGGGTTAAGTGGAACGTGCCCATTGATCCCTTGTGGAAGATATTGGCTTCAGTTTTGCTATGATATGTCATTCCCATCCTTCACGAGGAGTGTGGAAGGTCTCACTTGAATAAGTTTTTAGTCTTCAAGCTCGGGTATTGCCACAAGGAAGGAGATTTTTTGTGGCTATGTTGAAGAGAAATGATGACCTTCAGGCTTCCACCATAATTACTGCTTTTTGAATCTGTATCCCATTCCTAGGACTACAGATAAATGCTTGATGCCTTTCTGCAATTATCTACATTATGATAAGTATTGGGAATCTTCTAGTTCACTGCTGTATCCTCCAGTTTCAAGCTCTGACTTAGAGAAGATTGAAGATACCTCCTTGTAGTTGACTTCCAGTGACTTGGTAAGCTTCTTCTAGGAACCTGCTTAAAGGTTCATATATTGCTAGCGTTTTCAAGGAATAATCTTTTATGCTCTGTCTCCCATTAGCTGGTCATTTATTTTAGTCCTTTTCACCCTGCTGAGGCCTGACAGTGGCAGAAATATTAAGACGTGTTCATGCTATAATATGCAGCTAAGTTTGGATTTTCGATGTAGCAACTTCTCCTGTAGCGGAGGCATACCATTGTTTCTTGTGGATGATGATGTGCTATTTTACAGGATTGAGAACATATGAAGTGGAATCCTTATTCCTCCAGTGTTCAATACTCGCTGGGTTATGGTTAGAACATCAGGGTCGTCACTGTCACTTATGTGCCAATGTTGCAGGCGTAAACAAGACAGCTAAGCAGTCTGCCATTTCATGTATTTTACGGTTGAAAACCAGTGCATGGACGTAAGTGCATTAAGTGGCGGAGAGAGAATTTCGTTATAAAACAATCATATTAGAAGTATAATGTTTATCAAAAATATGAAgtaatttaaatagaaaaaatttatgtaaaaCTTATACATAATTTTCATTACGTGTTaagtacaaaataaatatattttttaataccTATTATATACTAAAGTTGGACATTTTTAATtgagttaaatcatttttaataaagttGAAGGTATCTATTGACATTGTGAATCAATGTCAAAGCTTCAAatggttttcttttaaatgaGAATGATTAAcgaatttataaaaaaatcatctaacattttattatgaatttcgcttttaataattttcataataaaaaatgcatattttgaatttacaatgaaaattaaaagagtCAAGACAAGTTAAATTAATCTATCAATAAGgaagtaaattttttatattctcGTCATTTTAAACACTTGAGATAACTTTGAAATTGTAGTACATTTTTTAAAGCTTGATTATAAAGAATGTTAAGTGTGAATAGATCTAATTAATAACTTAAATGTATTTTATCATTACGGTAATATTCATTTGTAAGATTGTAAATATATTCAATATCAAATgatttgaaatcattttaaaggTACAAAGatgtaagaaaaagaaagagaaaaaaggagtTGATTGTTAGGTTTTGGAAAAGTGAGGTTGggaataattttattataataaattttattttaattttaagtatattaaaattaattattaattaattattgtgaaacatttcatcaaataaaatattattataagagtaaaattatgaaattttaaaaaaattaaaatgtattAAATTTTTGTGAAGACGAAAttataagattttaaaaatataaagctaagtaagttaaaaaaattttaaaattgttaagGGGTGAGGCCCCACTAGCGTCCCTGTCCTCCGCCTCTGAGTGCACTCTTTGTATACAAACTTGAAAGCCTTACAAGaccaaggaaaagaaaatataattatactTTTCTACCACCTACTGGTAGATAGCATGCATAAAAAAAGTGAACATCTGAATACTCGTCAACCCACCAGACTGCTCTGATTCTCTTGTTAATGAGCCGCTAGTTCTCTGAACTTATGCTGCTAAGGCTTCCACCTGGTGATTCAGTCctagtattttttattactttaaaGGCGGCTATGGAATTCTACACCCAACCTGACCTTGTTAATTGCTTGAGCTGTAAATTAATGGTGGCAATTTAACTTTAATTCTTGTTTTTACCTGAATCGTTCTCAAGATGATGCCGGTTCCCATCACGCATCAGCATTATGTAGCTACACGTAATGTACATACTAGTTAGTATTAAACATTACGCATTACGGAGTCGAGGCTCACCTAAACTAAGCTTTTAAGAATAGGCGTTACGGCTATGAGCATGATGCTATTGACtaattaattcttttctaGAGAACATGTTGCCGTAATTAGACTGCACGGCCCTTTTTCGTCCATGGAAAATGACCCTTGAACAAATAGGAGGAGGAAACTCGTGCAGCCAAACCTCTTTCTttgtataaatttaatttggtcAATAAGACAAAACCGGCGAATCTCTCATGACTCAAATCTGCATAAATTAATCTTGCTTTGAAGCTGGAATTACATTATCTATCTAACAATCAACCGTCTAATTATTCTTGTGCTGAGATAGTACCTCCACCAAACCAAAACCCCTTTCACATTGCTCATTGTGCTTGAATTCACTTTTGCAGACAGGCACTTCAAGCTATTATACCTCCTGcaaattttcaaaagcttaTTTCTATAAAAACATACAAAGGGGAAGGTGAAGGAGAAGGAATCATGTTTTGCTTGCTGAGAtgcttttttcattttttctcttccttcttttcttccttcttttcctctttcttctcttctttcttctcctcttttttctcctctttcttttcctctttcttttcttctttcttctcttctttggCAGGTCCAACTGATATTATGTCCACTTTGCCTACTTTCTTCAACTTCTTCACCACTGCCACTGCATCCATCTGTCCTACCACTGTCAGCTTCTGATCCTTTAGATCCGCCGCGATTGAATCAACTCCTGTCAGTCATAATCTTCATATAAACCAACTTGCcagaaattaaaaagagaaaaaagaataaaatttgcatATGATCTGCTCTAATGCCTCTGATTCGTGATAGTACATACCAGTACGCATAAAAGGGCAAGCAGAGATCCAAAAAGTTTTTAGTATTAGACTAAGATGACCTTGGAATTGTTAAAAAGTTTAGAGCAACACCCCATTACCAGAGACTTAATAAACGACAAATCAAGATCTGAATTTTGATAAAGATTAAGTCGACAAATCTTTATAATGCAAGCAAATTACAGAGTACAATAAAATACCATAGATATCTGCAGCAGCTTCTATGGCTTTTTGCTTGGTCTTGACATCGGTCATAGTTAGAACTTTGAGGACCACCTTCTGCTAAAAGAACTAAACATGAGAAAGAgagaacaacaaaaaaaagaagaagaagaacatcAATATGAAAGTCATAAGGAGCAAAGAGAAAGTCACCTGAGCCATTTTGgtgataagaaaaaatgagaagGCTTGAGCAAatggggaaaatgaaaagaaaaatttagcACAAGTAGCCTTTATAAAggctgaaaattttgagggGGTTGTCAGTCTGATTATAG
This window encodes:
- the LOC18605561 gene encoding pentatricopeptide repeat-containing protein At3g60050, with translation MNSLALFGTRNVYKSCYIIIVSRKLCDGGFDRDKIDSEFYYSEEPLKRMYKGSSFDSVFDGNHDNFGAYASGSVGRLPTRHGFFKSGRDDARRILEVLQQDGPGFDAKAALSEMQMRVSGFLVREVLVGILKNINYANKTRCAKLGYKFFVWSGQQETYRHTTNSYHLIMKIFAECEEYKAMWRLVDEMIENGYPTTARTFNILICTCGEAGLARKVVERFIKSKTFNYRPFKHSYNAILHTLLVVNQYKLIEWVYQQMLAEGLAPDTLTYNILMCAEYRLGKLDQFHRLLDEMGRSGFSPDFHTYNILLHVLGKGDKPLAAVNLLNHMKEVGLNPGVLHFTTLIDGLSRAGNLDACKYFFDEMIKIGCMPDVVCYTVIITGFIVAGELDKAQEMFDEMIANGQLPNVFTYNSMIRGYCMAGKFEEACSILKEMEARGCNPNFVVYSTLVSHLRNAGRLSEAREVIKNMVEKGQYVHLLSKIKRFRRC
- the LOC18605562 gene encoding nucleolar protein 58, translating into MAQKVVLKVLTMTDVKTKQKAIEAAADIYGVDSIAADLKDQKLTVVGQMDAVAVVKKLKKVGKVDIISVGPAKEEKKEEKKEEKKEEKKEEKKEEKKEEKKEEKKEEKK